In a single window of the Trichoderma breve strain T069 chromosome 6, whole genome shotgun sequence genome:
- a CDS encoding major intrinsic protein domain-containing protein gives MSHSEETSEFSIDKAAPLPLRNPNMGQSSLDDAPRMELLSPPLEEEQLAWSKIRSYCQDFFSEFLGTMTLILFGDGVVAQVVLSGGTKGDYQSISWGWGIAVMLGVYVGGKSGGHLNPAVTFANCLYRGHPWRKLPVYALAQLLGAMTGAAIVYANYKSAFDAFEGGAGIRTVTGPTATAGVFCTYPAAFMTRTGMFFSEFIASSILMFCIFALADPNNIGAGNLMPLCLFFLIFGIGACFGWETGYAINLARDFGPRLVSFMIGYGHEVWSAGGYYFWIPMVAPFCGCAFGGFLYDVFIFTGNSPINTPMLGLQRLMRPRKSVWSNTHPAAIENKV, from the exons ATGTCACATTCTGAAGAAACATCTGAATTCTCCATTGACAAAgccgctcctcttcctctacgCAACCCCAACATGGGCCAATCCAGCCTCGACGATGCCCCAAGAATGGAGTTGCTGTCGCCTCCTCTAGAGGAAGAGCAGTTGGCCTGGAGCAAGATTCGCAGCTACTGCCAGGATTTCTTTTCAGAATTCTTGGGAACAATGACCTTGATCCTCTTTGGTGACGGCGTCGTTGCACAGGTCGTCTTGAGCGGTGGTACCAAGGGTGACTATCAGAGCATCTCCTGGGGCTGGGG AATCGCTGTCATGCTTGGCGTCTATGTCGGCGGCAAATCCGGCGGTCACCTCAACCCAGCGGTGACCTTTGCTAACTGTCTGTACCGCGGCCACCCTTGGCGAAAGCTCCCCGTCTATGCCCTTGCTCAGCTCCTGGGAGCCATGACGGGCGCCGCCATTGTGTACGCCAACTACAAGTCAGCCTTCGATGCCTTTGAGGGCGGTGCTGGCATCCGAACCGTGACCGGCCCTACCGCCACCGCGGGCGTCTTTTGCACGTATCCGGCTGCATTCATGACTCGGACGGGCATGTTTTTCTCCGAGTTCATCgccagcagcatcctcaTGTTCTGCATCTTCGCCCTGGCCGATCCCAACAACATTGGAGCCGGAAACCTGATGCcgctttgcctcttcttcctcatctttgGCATTGGTGCTTGCTTCGGCTGGGAGACTGGTTATGCCATCAACCTGGCTCGTGACTTTGGCCCCCGATTGGTGTCGTTCATGATTGGATATGGCCATGAAGTGTGGTCCGCAGGCGGTTACTATTTCTGG ATTCCCATGGTTGCCCCATTCTGCGGCTGCGCCTTTGGCGGATTCTTGTACGACGTCTTCATCTTTACCGGAAACAGCCCCATCAACACTCCGATGCTGGGCCTTCAACGCCTGATGCGACCCCGCAAGAGCGTGTGGTCCAACACCCACCCGGCAGCCATTGAAAACAAGGTCTAA
- a CDS encoding carbonic anhydrase domain-containing protein gives MSEFRKAKRCSTCAVRRIAGNIGLRKSRRKATDVPRSPSSLKGPEKKPRGRRRQTAGPAIKFQVAQANETFSTEQDYLISVIINNFTPAQERSLVRAADGTAACLDSRVCGSWVTLLPEIVARSLVHPGVLQFAIRSLGYSILKKTPQALEAYGDTLRLLKSSLATAGEVSFEEILATILCLTLAEVLLGTEHNGWSAHTRGVCKLVQEKGPGAFKTGVLHQLFAGFRIFMLLGAIQQRKESFLDELAWKIEPFSSEPKSLMQGLLDEISGLPSLLQRLDIVSSSGREHQKEEIVALYKDFDTQMIRLEDWEANLKISTASRVLRWPVASSPDHEATFPISYEFANILVANTISHYWSFVLVIQISISTLLALSREKGADVACLLKQRATISPENRVALAKDICQSMRYHLQPETGLYGPAATLYPINIALQIFREDNKRKEVIWQCSSTHQPLPTLEELRGSLPPGASVVMVVTCCDPRVLPDQFLGGFGMKVSEVRNAGGRASEALRSIICVDHVLGVSAVIVIHHTDCGLTHLRNDFLHSSLTQKAPNNAAEIAKMDFLEILDLKASVIEDMKILKDSPYLRKDLKVYGYVYDIKTGKLQDVKE, from the exons ATGAGTGAGTTCAGAAAAGCGAAAAGGTGCAGCACTTGCGCCGTCCGGAGAATCGCG GGAAATATTGGACTCAGGAAGTCTCGAAGAAAGGCGACGGATGTTCCGAGATCTCCAAGCTCCCTGAAAGGGCCCGAAAAGAAACCCAGGGGCAGGCGTCGGCAAACAGCCGGACCCGCAATCAAATTCCAAGTCGCTCAGGCCAATGAGACATTCTCAACGGAGCAAGACTATCTCATCTcggtcatcatcaacaattTTACCCCTGCTCAGGAAAGATCATTGGTCCGAGCCGCGGACGGCACAGCTGCTTGTCTCGACTCTCGAGTCTGTGGCTCCTGGGTCACTCTGCTTCCAGAGATTGTAGCACGCTCTTTGGTTCATCCGGGTGTTCTTCAGTTTGCGATCAGATCGCTGGGCTATTCAATCCTGAAGAAGACCCCACAGGCACTTGAAGCCTATGGCGACACTCTTCGTTTATTAAAATCTAGCCTTGCTACGGCCGGAGAGGTGTCATTTGAAGAAATATTGGCCACAATACTGTGCTTGACACTTGCTGAG GTCCTACTAGGCACCGAGCATAATGGATGGTCAGCGCACACTCGAGGTGTTTGCAAATTAGTTCAAGAGAAGGGCCCAGGAGCTTTCAAAACAGGCGTTCTGCATCAGCTTTTTGCAGGATTTCGGATATTCATG CTGCTCGGGGCAATTCAACAGCGAAAAGAAAGTTTCCTAGACGAGCTCGCCTGGAAAATAGAGCCTTTCTCGTCCGAGCCAAAATCTTTAATGCAGGGTCTGCTAGACGAGATTTCTGGTCTGCCATCTCTTCTGCAGCGGCTTGACATAGTCTCTAGCTCAGGTCGAGAGCATCAGAAAGAGGAGATCGTTGCTTTGTACAAAGATTTCGACACCCAAATGATTCGTCTTGAAGACTGGGAAGCAAATCTCAAAATAAGCACAGCTTCCAGAGTGTTGCGGTGGCCTgtggcatcatctccagaCCACGAAGCTACTTTTCCAATCTCATACGAGTTTGCGAATATCCTAGTTGCCAACACGATATCTCATTATTGGAGCTTTGTCTTAGTTATCCAAATCTCAATATCGACTCTGCTAGCCCTATCTAGGGAGAAGGGAGCTGATGTGGCCTGTCTATTGAAGCAGCGGGCTACGATCTCACCAGAAAACAGGGTAGCGCTCGCCAAAGACATCTGCCAGAGCATGCGATACCATCTCCAGCCAGAGACGGGGCTGTATGGCCCAGCCGCAACACTGTATCCTATAAACATAGCGCTGCAAATATTCAGAGAGGATAATAAGAGGAAGGAGGTCATCTG GCAATGTTCGTCGACTCATCAGCCCTTGCCGACTTTGGAAGAACTGAGGGGCTCTCTGCCACCTGGCGCAAGCGTAGTCATGGTCG TAACATGTTGCGACCCGCGCGTCCTTCCTGATCAGTTCCTGGGTGGATTCGGAATGA AAGTCAGCGAGGTTAGAAACGCTGGCGGACGTGCAAGCGAAGCTCTAAGATCCATCATCTGCGTCGATCATGTGCTCGGTGTCAGCGCAGTCATTGTCATCCACCACACCG ACTGCGGACTTACTCACCTCCGGAACGACTTCCTTCACAGTTCCTTGACTCAAAAGGCACCTAACAATGCCGCCGAGATTGCCAAGATGGACTTTTTAGAGATTCTCGA TTTGAAAGCAAGCGTTATTGAAGATATGAAGATTCTTAAGGACAGTCCCTACCTCAGGAAGGACTTGAAGGTGTACGGATACGTATATGATATCAAGACTGGAAAGCTTCAGGACGTCAAGGAGTAA
- a CDS encoding fungal specific transcription factor domain-containing protein: MWNHPDPDPGHAARTVEEPPPVSLSMPEEDANSVSSHDDGSSADETTPAVASSSQNGSTGASGKKRKRTKYQKTSCELCKARKVKCDRAEPACSWCARHNRTCVYLERQKPGSRIGFSLELEAKVNRIDALLQSLGRRVEEHIANDHLAGSQAQGLSPALSNHLPSPADPYHQDGSRLGHVGAARSTPTQRPSLVAPAWDANSSAVNNSYAQTYPSSSFTAPRRGPSSISAAVNDFPPHDIVYTIVDLYFKHCNPWCPILERKTIFGVFFGSTSLNEPDRVLLHAIVATTLRFLKDPRLTPEMRAHHHAVSRQIVQMYAMENVSVAALRALVILSLDELGTSNGPKGWNLLSLLAQNVKQLGLCEESSVYLSVQSDNLPHTGSIRRVTAGRPESWIEDEGRRRICWMVYLLDRYATIATTTFDFMLEDRKMQRVLPCSYDLFSRDVPVETRSWISISQPYGTTGYATNKPENLGSFSYHCEILRILSKVHNFLKTPVDITSSADVASWRNNYRSLDSALDGWLRSLPSDYSKISALCHSDPGSRVANWFMLHGAYVTSVVRLHSSAAYPTVRSHLFVPSYYAMQRCLSAVQSLADIARDVFEASGLDNLGPPFVFGLWVAARLLLVHAASIGCPVDPKIEFFIEILGHIGQYWEVANNYAKILSRAVQRGRQGDMNFTAMRRSAHDLATLTSSSRLSGSEPTSTQVTSLSELDNIDIFDFFNYPKLLEPRSTNGQAWQTQGVNGLTGESMRMPDPESDWLGYNSQFQ; this comes from the exons ATGTGGAATCACCCCGATCCCGATCCCGGCCATGCAGCACGCACCGTAGAAGAGCCTCCACCAGTCTCGCTATCAATGCCCGAGGAGGACGCAAACTCGGTATCGAGCCACGATGACGGCTCCAGCGCCGACGAAACCACGCCTGCTGTTGCATCGTCGTCGCAGAATGGATCGACGGGCGCGTCgggcaagaagcgcaagcggACCAAGTATCAGAAGACGTC TTGCGAGCTCTGCAAGGCGCGCAAGGTCAAATGTGACCGCGCCGAGCCAGCATGCTCATGGTGCGCGCGGCATAACCGGACATGCGTCTATCTAGAAAGGCAGAAGCCCGGCAGCCGCATAGGATTCAGTCTggagctcgaggccaaggtcaACCGCATCGATGCGTTGCTGCAGAGCCTGGGACGGCGCGTCGAAGAGCACATTGCCAACGACCACCTGGCCGGTTCGCAGGCTCAGGGGCTATCGCCAGCCCTCAGCAACCACTTGCCATCTCCGGCTGACCCTTATCATCAGGATGGCTCAAGACTTGGCCACGTGGGAGCTGCCAGGAGCACGCCCACGCAAAGGCCGAGTCTTGTAGCCCCTGCGTGGGATGCAA ACTCATCCGCGGTAAATAACTCCTATGCTCAAACTTATCCATCTTCTAGCTTTACGGCGCCTCGAAGAGGCCCCTCATCCATATCCGCCGCCGTTAATGACTTTCCCCCTCACGACATCGTCTATACCATCGTCGACCTCTACTTCAAACACTGCAACCCCTGGTGTCCAATCTTGGAACGCAAAACCATCTTCGGCGTATTCTTCGGGTCGACTTCTTTAAATGAGCCAGACCGTGTGCTTTTGCACGCCATCGTGGCAACCACATTGAGGTTTTTAAAGGATCCCCGCTTGACTCCTGAAATGAGGGCCCATCACCATGCTGTATCGAGACAAATCGTCCAGATGTATGCAATGGAGAATGTGAGCGTTGCGGCACTCAGGGCGTTAGTCATTCTCAGCTTGGACGAGCTGGGCACCTCGAATGGGCCCAAAGGGTggaatcttctctctcttcttgcaCAAAACGTCAAGCAACTCGGGCTTTGCGAAGAAAGCAGCGTCTATCTGTCAGTTCAGTCTGACAATCTACCACACACAGGGTCGATACGAAGAGTTACTGCTGGGCGGCCGGAGTCGTGGATCGAGGATGAAGGCCGCCGGCGAATATGTTGGATGGTCTATCTGCTTGATCGATACGCTACAATAGCGACAACGACGTTTGACTTCATGTTGGAAGACAGAAAAATGCAGAGGGTCCTTCCATGCTCTTACGATCTCTTTTCAAGAGACGTTCCAGTCGAGACGCGATCCTGGATTTCGATATCTCAGCCGTACGGCACTACGGGGTATGCTACCAATAAACCAGAGAACCTGGGCAGCTTCTCCTACCACTGTGAGATCTTGAGGATACTCAGCAAAGTGCACAACTTCCTCAAGACGCCCGTCGATATTACATCTTCTGCCGACGTGGCCAGTTGGCGAAACAACTACCGCTCTCTAGACAGTGCACTGGATGGCTGGCTCAGGAGTTTGCCGAGTGACTACAGCAAAATCTCAGCCCTCTGCCACTCTGATCCTGGCAGCAGGGTAGCAAACTGGTTCATGTTGCATGGCGCCTACGTCACGTCTGTTGTACGGTTGCATTCTTCGGCGGCATATCCGACTGTCAGGTCGCATCTCTTCGTCCCGTCGTATTACGCAATGCAACGGTGTTTGTCTGCGGTCCAGAGCTTGGCAGATATTGCACGAGACGTTTTTGAAGCCAGTGGGTTAGATAACCTCGGCCCTCCATTCGTCTTTGGCCTCTGGGTTGCCGCCAGGCTGTTGCTGGTCCATGCGGCCTCGATAGGCTGCCCCGTCGATCCCAAGATCGAATTCTTCATCGAGATTCTTGGCCACATTGGACAGTACTGGGAGGTCGCCAACAACTATGCCAAAATCTTGTCTCGAGCTGTCCAGAGAGGGCGGCAAGGAGATATGAACTTTACAGCCATGCGCAG GAGCGCACATGATCTAGCAACTCTGACATCCTCATCGAGATTATCGGGCTCGGAGCCGACCTCAACCCAAGTCACTTCCCTAAGCGAGCTCGACAATATTGACATCTTCGACTTCTTTAACTACCCCAAGTTGCTGGAGCCAAGATCAACAAACGGTCAAGCATGGCAAACTCAGGGCGTTAATGGGCTGACGGGGGAATCCATGAGGATGCCGGATCCAGAGTCGGACTGGCTCGGATACAATTCGCAATTCCAGTAA
- a CDS encoding FAD dependent oxidoreductase domain-containing protein produces MARGFSSLRRPLLGLGVVATAGSAVVYSRTRISHATHKPIAEVKRDSNGRIIPPAFPAISSRMEQLAELKRHSKANENLEEYDLLIIGAGATGAGIALDAVTRGLKVAIVDRDDFSAGTSSKSTKLVHGGVRYLEKAVMNLDYSQLQLVMEALHERKTFLKISPHLSNSLPILLPLKNWFQAPYMWIGTKAYDLLAGSQGIEGSYFMSKSKALANFPLLRSDDMVGALIYYDGQHNDSRMNVSLALTAQLYGATVLNHVEVTGLDKDQNGRIRGATLRDVLGNGDKEFTVRAKGVINATGPFTDAVERMDDPSRMTLVAPASGAHVMLPGSVCPNGMGMLEAATSDGRVVFVLPWQGYTVAGTTDNACEIEKEPVAQKEDVDFILTEVNKLLRPEAKLGQSDILATWSGIRPLVRDPKAKNTESLVRSHLVTVSPSGLLTCAGGKWTTYRQMAEDAVDEAVKTFSLAPAAVALPDISGAGLPGVQTTGRCITKDVPLIGAHGYSTSLASQLMEAHHVDADVAHHLAHNYGDRAWAVLSASNSAATRLIPTLPFIEAEIRHGVRSEAACTAADLISRRTRLAFLDVENALRALPRVIDVMGEELKWSGDRKQQEWKEAVSFFKSMGLSQDKLNITRKEVEALPALPIRKPEVAATPKGVELGKLEANGVMA; encoded by the exons ATGGCTCGAGGCTTCTCAAGCCTTCGACGGCCTCTGCTGGGCCTCGGCGTCGTCGCCACGGCTGGAAGCGCTGTTGTCTACTCTCGCACCAGGATATCTCACGCTACACACAAGCCGATCGCGGAAGTCAAGCGAGACAGCAATGGCCGCATCATTCCGCCAGCTTTCCCCGCCATTTCTTCCCGGATGGAGCAGCTGGCTGAGCTGAAGCGacacagcaaagcaaacgAGAATCTTGAAGAGTACGATCTCCTCATTATCGGAGCTGGCGCGACCGGTGCCGGCATTGCGCTCGACGCCGTCACTCGAGGCCTCAAAGTGGCCATCGTGGATCGCGATGACTTCTCCGCGGGCACCAGCTCCAAAAGCACAAAGCTGGTCCACGGCGGCGTGCGCTATCTCGAAAAGGCCGTCATGAACCTGGACTActcccagctgcagctggtgatggaggcgcTGCACGAGCGCAAGACGTTCCTCAAAATCTCGCCTCACCTTTCCAACTCTCTTCCCATTCTGCTGCCCCTCAAGAACTGGTTCCAGGCCCCCTACATGTGGATTGGCACAAAGGCCTACGACTTGCTGGCCGGCTCACAGGGCATCGAGGGCTCTTACTTTATGAGCAAAAGCAAGGCTCTCGCCAACTTCCCTCTGCTGCGCTCAGACGACATGGTTGGCGCGCTGATTTACTATGATGGCCAGCACAACGACTCCCGAATGAACGTTTCTCTTGCGCTTACTGCTCAGCTTTACGGCGCCACCGTCCTGAACCACGTCGAGGTCACCGGCTTGGACAAGGACCAGAACGGAAGAATCCGCGGCGCGACCCTCCGAGATGTTTTGGGCAACGGCGACAAAGAGTTTACCGTGCGCGCCAAGGGTGTCATTAACGCCACCGGACCTTTTACCGACGCTGTCGAGCGCATGGACGACCCATCGCGCATGACTCTTGTAGCTCCCGCTTCCGGTGCCCACGTTATGCTTCCCGGCAGTGTGTGCCCGAACGGCATGGGCATGCTCGAGGCGGCAACTTCCGACGGACGAGTCGTGTTTGTGCTGCCCTGGCAGGGATACACTGTCGCCGGAACCACAGACAATGCTTGCGAAATCGAAAAGGAGCCGGTAGCGCAGAAGGAAGACGTGGACTTCATCCTTACGGAAGTTAACAAGCTTCTGCGGCCCGAAGCGAAGCTTGGCCAATCTGATATTCTGGCAACTTGGTCTG GCATCCGACCTCTTGTTCGAGACCCCAAAGCCAAGAACACCGAATCCCTCGTACGAAGCCATCTCGTCACCGTTTCGCCGTCCGGTCTTCTGACCTGCGCTGGTGGTAAATGGACCACGTACCGCCAGATGGCCGAGGACGCAGTCGACGAGGCTGTCAAGACATTTAGCCTTGCTCCAGCTGCCGTTGCCCTCCCTGATATCAGCGGTGCCGGTCTCCCTGGTGTGCAGACCACCGGCCGCTGCATCACCAAGGATGTTCCGCTCATCGGAGCCCATGGCTACTCTACGTCTCTCGCCTCTCAGCTCATGGAGGCTCACCACGTCGATGCCGATGTTGCCCACCACCTGGCCCACAACTATGGCGACCGCGCTTGGGCCGTTCTATCAGCTTCCAACTCTGCCGCCACTCGCCTGATCCCCACGCTTCCCTTTATCGAAGCCGAAATCCGCCATGGTGTTAGGTCTGAAGCTGCCTGCACTGCTGCCGATCTCATCTCCCGCCGAACCCGCCTTGCCTTCCTCGACGTTGAGAACGCACTGCGCGCACTGCCCCGTGTTATCGACGTCATGGGTGAAGAGCTCAAGTGGTCCGGCGATCGAAAGCAGCAGGAGTGGAAGGAGGCCGTCTCGTTCTTCAAGTCAATGGGACTGTCGCAGGACAAGCTCAACATCACTCGCAAAGAGGTCGAAGCCCTCCCTGCTCTGCCAATCAGGAAGCCCGAGGTGGCTGCTACGCCAAAGGGAGTGGAATTGGGCAAGCTCGAGGCCAACGGTGTTATGGCATAA
- a CDS encoding serine aminopeptidase, s33 domain-containing protein, producing the protein MSFTKQRVEFKTQDGTTLRGNLTLPGASKAPAVIMITGLTFLKEHGADDTAETFQNAGFATLQYDHRHWGSSDGLPRQHVNLFQQAEDLSDAISYMAGRSDIDGNRIAIWGIGHGGGVVIQTGAYDKRAKAVMVISPFFSGEVDMLRFPPTAYQDAWEERAARIANPGIEHKYVPIFAESMEMAEKSPLDSIIGSPQGFFLWSTFKPLSDAAGTPWENKLTLESLYWQSKFEPTASIHRISPRPIYWVATDAPLLPNYQDQVRAYEKAFEPKQFRGFRSLEESVVGQAHEENLEEQADFLKKWV; encoded by the exons ATGTCATTCACGAAGCAGCGAGTTGAGTTCAAAACTCAGGATGGAACAACCCTTCGCGGTAACTTGACATTGCCGGGTGCATCAAAAGCACCGGCTGTTATTATGATTACGGGG CTCACTTTCCTGAAGGAACATGGTGCAGATGACACTGCGGAAACATTCCAAAACGCTGGTTTTGCCACACTGCAATATGATCACCGCCATTGGGGATCGAGCGACGGACTGCCCCGACAACATGTTAACCTCTTCCAGCAAGCCGAAGACTTGTCAGATGCCATCTCATACATGGCTGGCAGATCAGACATAGACGGCAATAGAATTGCAATTTGGGGAATTGGTCACGGCGGAGGAGTTGTCATACAAACAGGCGCGTATGACAAGCGTGCGAAGGCGGTCATGGTGATATCTCCATTCTTCTCTGGGGAGGTTGATATGCTCAGATTTCCGCCAACGGCGTACCAGGACGCATGGGAGGAGCGTGCCGCGAGGATTGCAAACCCCGGGATTGAGCATAAATATGTGCCGATCTTTGCGGAGTCGATGGAAATGGCTGAGAAGAGTCCACTTGATAGCATCATTGGAAGTCCTCAGGGATTCTTCTTATGGTCAACATTCAAGCCATTGTCGGATGCAGCAGGAACTCCGTGGGAAAACAAGTTGACGCTTGAGAGCTTGTATTGGCAGAGCAAATTTGAGCCGACTGCATCGATACACCGAATTTCTCCTCGCCCGATCTACTGGGTTGCGACGGACGCTCCGCTGCTGCCGAATTACCAAGACCAGGTCCGAGCTTATGAGAAAGCGTTTGAGCCGAAGCAGTTTCGCGGTTTCCGTAGCTTAGAGGAGTCTGTTGTTGGCCAGGCACACGAAGAGAATTTGGAAGAACAGGCTGATTTCTTGAAGAAATGGGTATAA
- a CDS encoding subtilase family domain-containing protein — protein MAWFRTLALFLFTVTPYVTALPLKTTRQGSVLDVDGLADEDWYIVTLHKNISPSAFAIHLAKINDTYHHNSLNDEQNRPSGVGKTFAIGDYRGYSGVFDKDTIALLWKDADVAEIERDEFCTIQGKLVTQRHAPWGLAALSSKKPGGKSYRYDKSAGNGTFAYVVDSGVFTKHDEFGGRASVRYSVDPSDLSDVEGHGTHVAGIIAGKTFGVAKQAEIIGVKVLPDGVGIISDVLDGFQWAVQDIVLKGRQNRSVINLSIASPFSIAFNRAVDAAFEMGILSVVAAGNAGMEARKMSPVSAAEALAVGAINSEWTQTIFSNFGPEVNIQAPGYHIESAYIGTENATNTMSGTSMSAPHVAGLALYLAALENTKNAKELRDRILELGVQGKAKELTSDTPNLVAHNGAR, from the exons atggcctggTTCAGGACTCTTGCACTCTTCTTGTTCACTGTCACGCCATACGTCACAGCCCTCCCTTTGAAAACCACCAGACAAGGCTCGGTTCTGGATGTAGACGGCCTTGCGGACGAGGATTGGTACATTGTGACTCTCCACAAGAACATTTCGCCCTCTGCCTTCGCAATACACCTCGCCAAAATAAATGACACCTACCACCACAACTCCTTGAACGATGAGCAGAACAGACCCTCTGGAGTCGGAAAGACATTTGCCATTGGTGACTACCGGGGTTATTCTGGAGTCTTCGATAAAGACACTATCGCCTTGCTCTGGAAAGATGCAGAT GTAGCAGAAATCGAGCGAGACGAGTTCTGTACTATACAGGGGAAGCTTGTGACGCAGCGTCATGCCCCCTGGGGCCTTGCGGCCTTGTCTAGCAAGAAGCCCGGTGGCAAGTCATACCGCTACGACAAGAGCGCGGGCAACGGCACGTTTGCATACGTGGTTGACTCCGGCGTCTTCACCAAGCACGACGAATTCGGTGGGCGGGCTTCGGTTAGGTATAGCGTAGATCCCAGCGACTTGTCGGACGTCGAGGGACATGGGACTCATGTTGCCGGAATCATTGCGGGCAAGACCTTTGGCGTGGCCAAGCAAGCGGAAATTATCGGTGTCAAAGTGCTCCCCGACGGCGTTGGCATCATCTCGGACGTACTTGACGGTTTTCAATGGGCGGTCCAAGACATTGTCCTCAAAGGCCGCCAAAACCGTTCCGTCATCAACCTGTCTATTG CAAGTCCCTTTTCTATCGCATTCAATCGTGCCGTTGATGCTGCCTTTGAAATGGGAATTCTCAGCGTCGTTGCAGCTGGAAACGCAGGAATGGAGGCCCGAAAAATGTCTCCTGTatcagcagcagaagccttGGCTGTGGGTGCCATCAACAGCGAATGGACACAGACTATTTTTTCCAATTTCGGCCCCGAAGTCAACATCCAAGCCCCTGGTTACCACATAGAGTCCGCCTATATTGGTACTGAGAATGCGACCAACACCATGAGTGGCACTTCAATGTCGGCCCCTCACGTTGCCGGACTTGCCTTGTATCTGGCTGCCTTGGAAAACACGAAAAATGCAAAGGAGTTGAGAGACAGAATCCTGGAACTGGGCGTCCAGGGCAAAGCGAAGGAACTCACGAGCGATACCCCCAACTTGGTTGCTCACAACGGTGCTCGCTAa